A window of Variovorax sp. HW608 genomic DNA:
TGCCGTCGTCGAAGACGTGGGAGTGGCTGCCGGCGTCGCGCAGGAACGGCTCGGTATCAGGGGAAGCATGGATCATCCGGATACTGTACCCCAGTATGTGGTGCGACCTAGAATCGGCCTTCATGTCGCATACGGTTCTCAACAAGAAGCCCCTGCTCACACGCATCCGGCGCATCCAGGGGCAGGCGCAGGCCCTGGAGCGCGCGCTCGAGGACGAGCGCGACTGCACCGCCGTGCTGCAGCAGCTGGCGGCCATCCGCGGCGCGGT
This region includes:
- a CDS encoding metal/formaldehyde-sensitive transcriptional repressor, with protein sequence MSHTVLNKKPLLTRIRRIQGQAQALERALEDERDCTAVLQQLAAIRGAVNGLMLEVLDGHVRHHLGAHDASREERAQDLDVVVSALRSYLK